One stretch of Bacteroidota bacterium DNA includes these proteins:
- a CDS encoding bifunctional (p)ppGpp synthetase/guanosine-3',5'-bis(diphosphate) 3'-pyrophosphohydrolase — MIQASSYFSAQLRDIHVEPAFERRFRVLLEYCRRNLPAVDEDFVRRAFGVAYWAHRDDRRASGERYISHPLEVATIVARDVPFDDVSVIAALLHDTVEDTDLSLELVEAEFGQGMAQIIDGLTKIDHVFASRDLGQAENVRKLMLSMASDIRVIIVKFADRLHNMRTLGSLSQRRQLKIATETHDLFVPLAHRFGLNKVKTELEDLCLKYLQPDAYRAIANGLDKTRKQREAHVEQFIEPVEAELEDAGFAFSIYGRPKSISSIHRKMQVQQKELDEIYDLFAVRVVLKGEGKKGREDCWRVYSILADLYKPIPERFRDFISVPKSNGYQSLHTTVIGPDGRPVEIQIRTEEMHAVAERGVAAHWKYKEEGGGDGVAAKVRSDEALEQIYAWVRELMETPASDRAIDFVKDFQLSLYDEEIYVFTPRGDVMTLPRDATPVDFAFQVHSEVGFHCIGAKVNGRMVPLSYRLTSGDQVQILTSNKQKPNPDWMQFVVTHKARTRIRHWIRERRRKTAEHGRDLLERKLKRAKLEIDEDDLNRLSSKLKFPNTQQLFYEIGSGLYDPADFVRFVKEGHRSEEQAAASTEDTPLRLQVTEFTETAREEGRAALVIDGEHHADLATQYATCCNPIPGDDVFGFVSKTGTINIHRTNCRNAPHLLMDHADRVIPVEWSRQKDVQFISALRLVGEDRVGMVSDLTTVISKNLKTNIRSITIESEDGVFEGTIVLLVSDLKHLQRLMQRLGRVEGIYGVYRFENDHPS; from the coding sequence ATGATCCAAGCCTCCTCCTATTTCAGTGCGCAGCTTCGGGACATCCACGTCGAGCCCGCCTTCGAGCGGCGCTTCCGGGTGCTCCTCGAATACTGCCGCCGCAACCTCCCCGCCGTCGACGAGGACTTCGTCCGCCGCGCCTTCGGCGTGGCCTACTGGGCGCACCGCGACGACCGCCGCGCCTCCGGCGAGCGCTACATCTCGCACCCGCTGGAGGTCGCCACGATCGTCGCCCGCGACGTGCCGTTCGACGACGTCTCGGTCATCGCGGCGCTCCTGCACGACACGGTCGAGGACACGGACCTCTCGCTCGAACTGGTCGAAGCCGAGTTCGGGCAGGGGATGGCGCAGATCATCGACGGCCTGACCAAGATCGACCATGTCTTCGCCAGCCGCGACCTCGGACAGGCCGAGAACGTGCGCAAGCTGATGCTCTCGATGGCCTCGGACATCCGGGTCATCATCGTCAAGTTCGCCGACCGCCTCCACAACATGCGGACGCTCGGCTCCCTCAGCCAGCGGCGACAGCTCAAGATTGCCACTGAGACCCACGACCTCTTCGTGCCGCTCGCGCACCGATTCGGGCTGAACAAGGTCAAGACCGAACTGGAAGACCTCTGCCTGAAATATCTCCAGCCCGACGCCTACCGGGCGATTGCGAACGGGCTCGACAAGACCCGGAAGCAGCGCGAGGCCCACGTCGAGCAGTTCATCGAGCCGGTCGAGGCCGAACTGGAAGACGCCGGGTTTGCGTTCTCGATCTACGGCCGCCCCAAGAGCATCTCGTCGATCCACCGCAAGATGCAGGTCCAGCAGAAAGAACTCGACGAGATCTATGACCTCTTCGCCGTCCGCGTCGTGCTCAAGGGCGAAGGCAAAAAGGGGCGCGAGGACTGCTGGCGGGTCTACTCTATCCTCGCCGACCTCTACAAGCCCATCCCCGAGCGCTTCCGCGACTTCATCTCCGTCCCGAAGTCGAACGGCTACCAGAGCCTCCACACGACGGTCATCGGGCCCGATGGCCGGCCCGTCGAGATCCAGATCCGCACCGAGGAGATGCACGCCGTGGCCGAGCGCGGCGTGGCGGCCCACTGGAAGTACAAAGAGGAGGGCGGCGGAGACGGCGTGGCCGCGAAGGTCCGCAGCGATGAGGCCCTAGAGCAGATCTACGCCTGGGTCCGCGAACTGATGGAGACCCCGGCCTCGGACCGGGCCATCGACTTCGTCAAGGACTTCCAGCTCAGCCTCTACGACGAGGAGATCTACGTCTTCACGCCGCGCGGCGACGTCATGACGCTCCCGCGCGACGCGACGCCCGTGGACTTCGCCTTCCAGGTGCACTCCGAGGTCGGCTTCCACTGCATCGGGGCCAAAGTCAACGGCCGCATGGTGCCGCTTTCGTACCGCCTCACGAGCGGCGACCAAGTCCAGATTCTGACCTCTAACAAGCAGAAGCCGAACCCGGACTGGATGCAGTTCGTGGTCACCCACAAGGCGCGGACCCGCATCCGGCACTGGATCAGAGAGAGGCGGCGCAAGACGGCCGAGCACGGGCGCGACCTGCTGGAACGCAAGCTGAAGCGGGCCAAGCTCGAGATCGACGAGGACGACCTAAACCGGCTGTCGTCCAAGCTCAAGTTTCCCAACACGCAGCAGCTGTTCTACGAGATCGGGTCGGGCCTCTACGACCCGGCCGACTTCGTCCGCTTCGTCAAGGAAGGGCACCGGAGCGAGGAGCAAGCGGCAGCGAGCACGGAGGACACGCCCCTCCGTCTACAGGTCACCGAGTTCACCGAGACCGCTCGCGAGGAAGGCCGCGCCGCCCTCGTCATCGACGGCGAGCACCACGCCGACCTCGCTACGCAGTATGCCACGTGCTGCAACCCGATCCCCGGCGACGACGTGTTCGGCTTCGTCTCGAAGACCGGGACCATCAACATCCACCGCACGAACTGCCGGAACGCTCCGCATCTGCTCATGGACCACGCCGACCGGGTCATTCCCGTCGAGTGGAGTAGGCAGAAAGACGTGCAGTTCATCTCGGCGCTCCGCCTCGTGGGCGAGGACCGCGTCGGGATGGTCTCCGACCTCACGACGGTCATCTCGAAGAACCTCAAGACCAACATCCGCTCGATCACGATCGAGAGCGAGGACGGCGTGTTCGAAGGGACGATCGTGCTCCTCGTCTCGGACCTCAAGCACCTGCAGCGCCTGATGCAGCGGCTCGGGCGCGTAGAGGGGATCTACGGGGTCTATCGGTTTGAAAATGATCACCCTTCGTGA